The following proteins are co-located in the Chloroflexota bacterium genome:
- a CDS encoding GIY-YIG nuclease family protein, whose amino-acid sequence MQSPCVYTLANNPKGTLYIGVTSDLVKREWQHKNDLVEGFTKNYAVHRLVWYEQHESMDSAIKREKALKKWNRAWKIELIEKTNPNWTDLYDEIH is encoded by the coding sequence ATGCAATCACCCTGCGTCTACACACTTGCAAACAACCCCAAAGGCACTCTCTACATTGGCGTGACATCGGACCTCGTCAAGCGAGAGTGGCAGCACAAAAATGACTTGGTGGAGGGATTTACAAAGAACTATGCTGTTCACCGGTTAGTCTGGTATGAGCAGCACGAATCCATGGACAGTGCCATCAAGCGCGAGAAAGCACTCAAGAAGTGGAACCGGGCGTGGAAGATCGAGTTGATTGAGAAGACTAATCCAAATTGGACGGACTTGTACGACGAAATCCATTGA
- a CDS encoding extracellular solute-binding protein, with amino-acid sequence METRLTRRMLIGTAGAFSGAALFAACATGGAMAPAADAPADDDMGEAKAEEMMGPSEVKFWTYQDFLLEGHIGNDLLNEFQEANPNVDLALTPTHIGSGSKEKLITAAAAGAPPDVFYMDRYLAGQLSAPGFLLNLNDHIKATSAFSWDDVWPKLRDDCTWKGNIYGVGLHTDARTYMFNADHFIEVGLDPESPPTTWDELESATLKLHKAGQDGVIERLGYSTGPPGNPPVGLQWYIHFWQQGGEYLTPDNKMVNFDNDKGVTALKFMINMVDLCGGNVRIDEFLGQQRPDRNDAFTTGGVSQMIGGHWYAATYRKAWESAINFKSAPMPLPPDGVATNYQGGWALAQPQGAANAEGGFSLIEFFLGEDVNLRWSIGAGDYIPALQSASFGGYLDQVPEAEAYLAELELAKWVPVIPGNDEIIGINIDIWFRAYAKEITPEEANREHADRVQEVLNAHADQL; translated from the coding sequence ATGGAGACCCGATTGACACGCAGAATGCTCATTGGCACGGCGGGCGCGTTTAGCGGCGCAGCCCTGTTTGCCGCCTGCGCCACGGGTGGCGCAATGGCCCCGGCGGCTGATGCTCCGGCCGATGATGACATGGGCGAGGCCAAAGCCGAAGAGATGATGGGCCCCTCCGAAGTGAAGTTCTGGACGTACCAGGACTTCCTGCTGGAAGGCCACATAGGCAACGACCTCCTTAACGAGTTCCAGGAAGCGAATCCCAACGTCGACCTGGCGCTCACGCCGACTCACATCGGCAGCGGCAGCAAGGAGAAGCTCATTACCGCGGCGGCGGCCGGCGCCCCACCTGACGTCTTCTACATGGACCGCTATCTGGCGGGCCAGCTCTCCGCGCCGGGATTCCTCTTGAACCTGAACGACCACATCAAGGCGACCTCAGCGTTTAGCTGGGACGACGTATGGCCCAAACTGCGGGACGACTGCACGTGGAAGGGCAACATCTACGGTGTGGGACTGCACACCGATGCTCGCACGTACATGTTCAACGCCGACCACTTTATCGAAGTGGGCCTCGATCCGGAAAGTCCACCCACCACCTGGGACGAGCTTGAATCGGCGACGCTCAAGCTCCACAAAGCGGGGCAGGACGGCGTGATCGAGCGACTTGGCTATTCCACCGGCCCTCCAGGCAACCCACCGGTCGGCTTGCAGTGGTACATCCACTTCTGGCAGCAGGGCGGCGAGTATCTCACACCCGACAACAAGATGGTCAACTTTGACAATGATAAGGGCGTGACCGCGCTCAAATTCATGATCAACATGGTCGACCTTTGCGGCGGCAACGTGCGGATCGATGAGTTCTTGGGCCAGCAGCGGCCCGACCGTAATGATGCCTTCACCACCGGTGGTGTCTCGCAGATGATCGGCGGCCACTGGTATGCTGCCACGTATCGCAAGGCGTGGGAATCGGCGATCAACTTCAAATCGGCTCCAATGCCGCTCCCGCCGGATGGCGTGGCAACTAACTACCAGGGCGGCTGGGCGCTGGCACAGCCACAGGGCGCTGCCAATGCCGAAGGGGGCTTCTCCCTCATCGAGTTCTTCCTGGGTGAAGACGTGAACCTGCGCTGGTCCATTGGCGCCGGTGACTACATCCCCGCGCTGCAGTCAGCTTCATTCGGCGGCTACCTGGACCAGGTGCCTGAGGCTGAGGCCTACCTGGCAGAGTTGGAGCTCGCCAAGTGGGTGCCGGTTATCCCCGGTAACGATGAGATCATCGGCATCAACATCGATATCTGGTTCAGAGCCTATGCCAAGGAGATCACGCCCGAAGAGGCCAACAGGGAGCACGCTGACCGTGTGCAAGAGGTCCTCAACGCGCACGCCGACCAGCTCTAG
- a CDS encoding sulfatase-like hydrolase/transferase, translating to MSADATAQRPNLLFIISDQHNPMVTGCYGDPVVQTPHLDRLAERGVVLDNLYCTAPLCVPARMSYMTGQYPTDIETWDNRHILDHGIPTFAHALGAVGYRPTLIGRMHFVGADQHHGFAERLGGDATPNYPGGTGIDLGMLGGGTAGPYHVALERSGAGQSGYEVIDEDTTAVTVDVLNRLGWQRRAGVLDEPFCLTVGYLLPHQPYVARKADYDRYWGKVPPPTHPNPPSDPHPYIGWWREQCGLDKATDDEIMRSRTAYWALVDRMDAMIGQILDALEANGLADDTLVVYTSDHGDQVGEHGLWFKQTFYEGSLRVPAIFSWPGKLPEGTRFSQATSTVDVVATMLDALGAAPLPQGRGDSLLPVLRGEDAKWKDLALAEYAPHGRFQRMVRRGPWKLNFYLGEPTQLFNLQDDPLETTDLAGDPQYRHIQEQLLSEVYAGWNPDHIARRLEQKAADLELMVHWTRHVRPPEPYHWPLTGEMNYLDDYDGPDKDTREFADPL from the coding sequence ATGTCAGCAGATGCCACCGCCCAACGTCCTAATTTGCTCTTCATCATCTCCGATCAACACAATCCCATGGTGACGGGCTGCTATGGTGATCCGGTGGTGCAGACGCCGCATCTGGACCGCCTGGCCGAGCGCGGCGTGGTATTGGACAATCTCTACTGCACCGCCCCGCTCTGCGTGCCTGCGCGCATGTCATACATGACCGGGCAGTACCCCACCGACATCGAGACCTGGGACAACCGGCACATTCTCGATCACGGCATTCCCACGTTCGCTCATGCCCTGGGCGCCGTAGGCTACCGACCGACACTCATCGGGCGTATGCATTTCGTGGGGGCGGACCAGCACCACGGTTTTGCCGAACGGCTCGGCGGTGACGCCACGCCCAACTATCCTGGTGGTACGGGGATCGACTTGGGCATGCTGGGTGGCGGCACCGCCGGCCCCTACCACGTGGCGCTGGAACGCTCCGGCGCCGGCCAGAGCGGCTACGAGGTGATCGACGAGGATACCACCGCCGTGACGGTGGACGTGCTCAACCGCCTCGGCTGGCAAAGGCGCGCCGGCGTGCTCGATGAGCCGTTCTGTTTGACGGTCGGCTACCTGCTGCCGCACCAGCCCTACGTGGCGCGCAAGGCGGACTACGACCGCTACTGGGGCAAGGTGCCGCCGCCGACCCATCCCAATCCGCCCAGCGATCCGCATCCTTACATCGGCTGGTGGCGCGAGCAATGTGGGCTGGACAAAGCTACCGACGATGAGATCATGCGCTCCCGCACGGCGTACTGGGCGCTGGTGGACCGCATGGACGCGATGATCGGGCAGATCCTTGATGCTTTGGAGGCGAACGGCCTGGCGGACGACACCTTGGTCGTTTATACCTCCGACCACGGCGACCAGGTAGGCGAGCACGGCCTTTGGTTCAAGCAGACCTTCTACGAGGGGTCGCTCCGCGTGCCGGCCATATTCTCCTGGCCCGGCAAGCTGCCTGAGGGCACGCGTTTCTCGCAGGCGACAAGTACGGTGGACGTGGTTGCCACCATGCTGGACGCCCTCGGCGCGGCGCCGCTGCCGCAAGGGCGGGGCGACTCGCTGCTGCCCGTCCTGCGCGGCGAGGACGCTAAGTGGAAAGACCTTGCCCTGGCGGAATACGCTCCCCACGGGCGTTTCCAACGCATGGTGCGGCGGGGTCCCTGGAAGCTGAATTTCTACCTGGGCGAGCCGACGCAGCTCTTCAATCTGCAGGATGACCCCCTCGAAACAACAGACTTGGCCGGAGACCCGCAATACCGTCACATCCAAGAGCAACTGCTCTCAGAGGTGTACGCGGGCTGGAATCCCGACCACATCGCCCGCCGCCTGGAGCAGAAAGCGGCCGACCTGGAACTTATGGTGCATTGGACCCGCCACGTGCGGCCGCCGGAGCCGTACCATTGGCCGCTCACTGGCGAGATGAATTATCTGGACGACTACGACGGCCCGGACAAGGATACGCGCGAGTTTGCCGATCCGCTGTAG
- a CDS encoding extracellular solute-binding protein, with product MNGKASRRVVLKSAVLSGAVSLLAACGTAVMPAETMEEKPAAEPAPTEAPAPEPYAITIFTVPFWTLSEGLGAEVVAEFEEQNPGLTVDSTIPEGNRVTQLQTAMAAGSGPDIGQSGSWQAQTLAALEIGQPLSPFMAASAVVRREDIWPSLQRDLTWQGQIQGMPFGPDVRPVYMNDTIYLENGLDVENPPASWEELEEAIPKLTRISGDTTEQVAFAPLWQINSIWMVPMWQLGGETLSDDGSKVTINTPEGIEGLRWLKKIYEMQGGWQALEDFRKDSRPHLLFYDGHVANLYWPSTLHSIMKRDVPDLQYHVAHWPTPPGGRHMTYGGCHTWILTTQSEQPENAWKFLEYFGSGDVNVRWSHNFNTLPIRPDVSRQEEYHQNDPFLQITVEMMENRRFVIPAPGAPQMLAATLAVVPTALGGEKTIEETLRDTEVELQTIMDTFLSNLGG from the coding sequence ATGAACGGCAAAGCCAGTCGAAGAGTAGTGCTGAAGAGTGCTGTGCTCTCCGGAGCGGTCAGCCTCCTCGCAGCCTGTGGGACCGCCGTGATGCCGGCGGAGACCATGGAAGAGAAACCCGCGGCGGAGCCGGCTCCCACGGAAGCGCCCGCGCCTGAGCCGTACGCGATCACGATCTTCACCGTACCCTTCTGGACGCTCAGCGAGGGTTTGGGGGCGGAAGTTGTGGCGGAGTTCGAGGAACAGAACCCCGGACTGACTGTAGACTCCACTATCCCCGAGGGCAATCGCGTCACCCAATTGCAGACGGCAATGGCTGCCGGCAGCGGCCCTGACATCGGCCAGTCCGGCTCGTGGCAGGCCCAGACCCTCGCGGCGCTGGAGATCGGGCAACCGCTCAGTCCCTTCATGGCGGCGTCGGCGGTCGTGCGCAGAGAGGATATCTGGCCCTCGCTCCAACGCGATCTCACGTGGCAGGGCCAAATCCAGGGCATGCCGTTCGGTCCGGACGTGCGCCCGGTCTACATGAACGACACCATCTATCTGGAAAACGGCCTGGACGTGGAGAACCCGCCGGCAAGTTGGGAAGAGCTGGAGGAAGCCATCCCTAAGCTTACCCGCATCAGCGGCGATACCACCGAACAGGTAGCGTTCGCGCCGCTCTGGCAGATCAACAGCATCTGGATGGTGCCCATGTGGCAGTTGGGCGGGGAGACGCTCAGCGATGACGGGAGCAAAGTAACCATCAATACACCGGAGGGCATCGAGGGCCTGCGCTGGCTCAAGAAGATCTACGAAATGCAGGGCGGCTGGCAGGCGCTGGAGGACTTCCGCAAGGATTCGCGTCCACACTTGCTCTTCTACGACGGTCACGTGGCCAATCTCTACTGGCCGAGCACGCTCCACAGCATCATGAAGCGGGATGTGCCGGATCTGCAGTACCATGTCGCCCATTGGCCCACGCCGCCCGGCGGCCGCCACATGACGTACGGCGGCTGCCACACTTGGATTCTGACCACCCAGAGCGAACAGCCGGAGAACGCCTGGAAGTTCCTGGAATACTTCGGCAGCGGGGACGTGAATGTGCGCTGGTCGCACAATTTCAACACCCTCCCCATCCGACCGGACGTTTCCCGCCAAGAGGAGTATCACCAGAATGATCCCTTCCTCCAGATTACGGTGGAAATGATGGAGAACCGGCGTTTCGTCATTCCCGCGCCCGGCGCGCCCCAGATGCTGGCGGCAACGCTGGCGGTGGTTCCCACCGCGCTCGGCGGCGAGAAGACCATCGAGGAAACCCTGCGGGATACCGAGGTGGAACTGCAGACAATCATGGATACGTTCCTGAGCAATCTGGGCGGCTAG
- a CDS encoding sulfatase has protein sequence MNIIVICTDSLRADHTSLDPLCYNYHGTKVATPNLERLAADGTAFLHAYADSMPTVPARTVFWTGRTHFPFRPWQPFRLDDYLLAEVLWDKGYTSALITDTYHLHKPVFNCGRGFSTVEFVRGNSIDPWVTEDVPVDLSLWHRLRGDQGDALWEEYYVQYLRNRAHFKEEEEFFAPQVTKAAMKWLDGAVKEKGVRDKIFLWVDYFDPHEPWDPPEPFWSMYKTPGYSGQELIDPVPGPVEGYITPAELQRTLELYAGEVTFVDKWVGTLLDHIRDLDIYDDTLIMWTSDHGEPFGEHGIVRKARPWNYEELVRVPWVLKLPAELRESIPEPPPRVEALVQHTDLMPTVLDALDIPTPLPLEYIGPRTAGTFPQDLSIGRKDIPMHGSSVLPLLRGEADSIRDYAYSGHYQGCWSIQNHEWRYLYFLNGQERTAPELYHRPDDPYDQNNVLDAHREVGDALELEILRYVHKVANE, from the coding sequence ATGAACATCATCGTCATCTGCACCGATAGTCTCCGCGCCGACCACACCAGCCTGGACCCGCTCTGTTACAACTACCACGGCACAAAGGTGGCAACGCCCAACCTGGAGCGTCTCGCCGCCGACGGCACGGCTTTCCTGCACGCCTATGCCGACAGCATGCCCACGGTGCCGGCGCGCACCGTTTTCTGGACCGGCCGCACGCACTTTCCGTTTCGTCCCTGGCAGCCGTTCAGGCTGGACGACTATTTGCTGGCGGAAGTGCTTTGGGACAAAGGCTACACCTCCGCGCTCATCACCGATACCTACCACCTGCACAAGCCGGTCTTCAACTGCGGGCGGGGCTTCAGCACGGTCGAGTTCGTGCGCGGCAATTCTATCGACCCCTGGGTGACGGAAGATGTACCCGTTGACCTGAGCCTCTGGCACCGGCTGCGGGGTGACCAGGGCGATGCCCTCTGGGAAGAGTACTACGTTCAGTACCTGCGCAACCGCGCGCACTTCAAGGAAGAGGAAGAGTTCTTCGCGCCGCAGGTAACGAAAGCCGCTATGAAGTGGCTGGACGGCGCGGTGAAAGAGAAAGGCGTGCGCGACAAGATCTTCCTGTGGGTGGACTACTTCGATCCCCATGAGCCGTGGGACCCACCGGAGCCATTCTGGTCCATGTACAAGACACCCGGCTATAGCGGCCAAGAGCTTATCGATCCGGTGCCGGGTCCCGTGGAGGGGTACATCACGCCGGCGGAACTCCAGCGCACCCTCGAACTCTACGCGGGCGAAGTGACGTTCGTGGATAAGTGGGTGGGCACTTTGCTCGACCACATTCGGGACCTGGACATCTACGACGATACCTTGATCATGTGGACGAGCGACCATGGCGAGCCGTTCGGCGAGCACGGTATCGTGCGCAAGGCGCGCCCGTGGAATTACGAGGAACTGGTGCGTGTGCCCTGGGTGCTCAAGCTCCCGGCGGAACTGCGCGAGTCCATCCCGGAGCCACCGCCGCGTGTAGAGGCGCTCGTGCAGCACACCGACCTCATGCCGACGGTGCTGGACGCGCTCGATATTCCTACGCCGCTCCCGCTTGAGTACATCGGGCCCCGCACTGCCGGCACTTTTCCGCAAGATCTGTCCATCGGGCGGAAAGACATCCCCATGCACGGCTCCAGTGTGCTGCCGCTGCTGCGCGGCGAGGCGGACAGCATTCGCGACTACGCGTATTCAGGACACTACCAGGGCTGCTGGTCGATTCAAAACCATGAGTGGCGGTACCTCTACTTTCTCAACGGACAGGAGCGCACCGCGCCGGAACTCTACCACCGCCCCGACGATCCCTACGATCAGAATAATGTGCTTGACGCGCATCGCGAAGTGGGAGATGCCTTGGAATTGGAGATCCTGCGCTACGTCCACAAGGTTGCGAATGAATGA
- a CDS encoding ABC transporter substrate-binding protein codes for MAALVSRRRLFAATGVMSGGIALAACGAVPAAAPSSEGDAPAAEESAPAPAEPVTISFWAYSGFATPDGLGYNIVERFREQNEDVNVEVLPIPIGLAAKEKFITAAAAGSPPEVFYMDRYLAGQLSAPGFLADLTPRVNTSSVFVWEDFWPKLREDVTWKGKVYAVPLHTDGRAFHWNEEHFIEIGLDPEEPVGTWDELESAITRLYKTSGDAVERIGFTPTFGNPPHFLQWYIYFWQLGGEYLTPDNRKPNFNNEMGIEALKFMLGLLDLQGGLEGITEALGNANPARNDHFTVGRVSMMIHTGGTTRRYQNWGVPVEWGVGGLPIPEGGLRTNYQGGWTLAMPQVGGHQDQAFRFIEHLMGKESQLEWAAGLGLIPALESIAQSDEFRGASPHAIPIMEELKVAKWVPVIPGNDEIIGVDRTMWVNASTRAVTPEEAIAQKEAEVQAILDKWAEFL; via the coding sequence ATGGCGGCTCTTGTTTCTCGCAGAAGGCTGTTTGCAGCCACTGGCGTGATGAGTGGAGGGATCGCGCTGGCCGCGTGCGGCGCGGTGCCCGCGGCCGCGCCCTCGAGTGAAGGCGATGCCCCGGCTGCGGAAGAGTCCGCGCCGGCCCCAGCGGAGCCGGTGACCATTAGCTTCTGGGCCTACAGCGGCTTTGCCACGCCGGACGGGCTCGGCTACAACATCGTGGAGCGGTTCCGCGAACAGAACGAAGACGTCAACGTCGAGGTCCTGCCCATCCCCATCGGCTTGGCGGCTAAGGAAAAGTTCATCACCGCGGCGGCTGCCGGTTCACCGCCTGAGGTCTTCTACATGGACCGCTACTTGGCCGGTCAGCTCTCCGCGCCGGGCTTTTTGGCTGACCTCACCCCGCGCGTGAATACGTCCAGCGTATTCGTGTGGGAAGACTTTTGGCCCAAGCTCCGTGAGGACGTGACGTGGAAGGGCAAGGTCTACGCCGTGCCCTTGCATACGGACGGTCGCGCGTTCCATTGGAATGAGGAGCACTTCATCGAGATTGGCCTGGACCCTGAGGAGCCGGTGGGTACCTGGGATGAGCTAGAGTCCGCGATTACGCGGCTCTACAAGACCAGCGGCGACGCGGTGGAACGCATCGGGTTCACCCCCACGTTCGGCAATCCGCCGCATTTCCTGCAGTGGTACATCTACTTCTGGCAGCTCGGCGGCGAGTACTTGACGCCCGACAACCGCAAGCCGAACTTCAATAACGAAATGGGAATCGAGGCCCTCAAGTTCATGCTGGGCTTGCTTGACTTGCAGGGCGGTCTGGAGGGTATCACCGAGGCGCTCGGCAACGCGAATCCGGCGCGCAACGACCACTTCACTGTCGGACGTGTCTCGATGATGATCCATACTGGCGGCACCACGCGGCGCTACCAGAACTGGGGCGTGCCTGTGGAGTGGGGCGTGGGCGGTCTGCCGATTCCTGAAGGAGGACTGCGGACGAACTATCAGGGCGGCTGGACGCTCGCCATGCCGCAAGTCGGCGGACACCAGGACCAGGCCTTCCGGTTCATCGAGCACCTCATGGGCAAAGAGAGCCAGCTTGAGTGGGCGGCGGGACTCGGTCTCATCCCGGCGCTGGAATCCATCGCGCAGTCCGATGAGTTCCGAGGGGCCTCGCCCCATGCCATTCCCATCATGGAAGAGCTCAAGGTAGCCAAGTGGGTGCCGGTGATCCCCGGTAACGACGAGATCATCGGCGTCGACCGCACCATGTGGGTGAACGCCTCCACGCGCGCCGTGACGCCGGAAGAGGCGATCGCGCAGAAGGAAGCGGAAGTCCAGGCCATCCTGGACAAGTGGGCGGAGTTCCTGTAG
- a CDS encoding glutamate synthase-related protein: MDSLENTDGATHSAHLDAEIQEKAETGRFRVGRSVRSRDLPTFDDLSLIPCSLSRVPLEAFYEQCTTTTTLGTRFAAQPLVLSTPVTIAGMGAKLLPPAVRAALAYGAARAGILYTAGHGGMLAAERQFAKLLSYEVLPNRIGFRPRHLLQADVIELVSVRGVSPSIGMLDRNSRGTGLSSVKETAYSRLSHSPTRHPDWVGSDDLPKKVEELREATDWQVPVIVKISAAHVYDDVLLAAKAGADIVTVEGMEAGASTGPAILNEHTGVPGIAAVCQARRALEELGLEDEVNLILCGGIRSGADVAKALALGVDAVSIGTAALVSLEPWAQHIMAQGAQDGPATDGDSSTVDGDGHDVAAPEVIADLPGFEDAAQHLANFIASLTQEIQLLARACGKANVHDLEAEDLRALSLEASLITNVPLVGMDTVVGR; this comes from the coding sequence ATGGATTCGCTGGAGAACACTGACGGTGCGACCCATTCCGCGCACTTGGACGCTGAAATACAAGAGAAGGCTGAAACCGGGCGTTTCCGTGTAGGGCGTTCCGTACGCTCCCGGGACCTTCCAACCTTTGACGATCTTTCGTTGATCCCGTGCTCACTAAGCCGCGTGCCGCTGGAAGCATTCTACGAGCAATGCACCACTACCACTACCCTCGGGACGCGCTTTGCCGCGCAACCGCTTGTGCTCAGTACGCCGGTGACCATTGCCGGCATGGGCGCCAAGTTGCTGCCGCCCGCGGTGCGGGCCGCGCTGGCGTATGGGGCCGCGCGAGCCGGCATTCTCTACACCGCCGGACATGGCGGCATGTTGGCAGCGGAGCGTCAGTTTGCGAAGCTCCTCTCCTATGAGGTGCTGCCAAACCGCATCGGCTTTAGGCCGCGGCATCTCTTGCAGGCCGACGTCATAGAGCTTGTCAGTGTGCGGGGAGTGAGTCCGAGTATCGGCATGCTCGACCGGAATAGCCGCGGCACGGGCCTGTCGTCTGTCAAAGAGACCGCCTATTCACGGCTTTCTCACTCGCCGACGCGGCACCCCGACTGGGTAGGGTCGGATGACCTGCCGAAGAAAGTGGAGGAGTTGCGGGAAGCAACTGACTGGCAGGTGCCCGTCATCGTCAAGATCAGTGCCGCGCACGTCTACGACGACGTCCTGCTGGCAGCGAAAGCAGGCGCGGATATTGTGACCGTCGAGGGGATGGAAGCCGGTGCGTCTACCGGCCCGGCAATCCTGAATGAGCACACCGGGGTGCCCGGGATCGCGGCGGTCTGCCAGGCGCGGCGCGCCCTGGAGGAACTGGGACTGGAAGATGAGGTCAACTTGATACTCTGCGGGGGCATTCGCAGCGGCGCTGATGTTGCCAAGGCGCTGGCGCTGGGTGTGGATGCCGTTTCGATTGGCACCGCCGCGCTTGTTTCCTTGGAACCTTGGGCTCAGCACATCATGGCGCAAGGGGCGCAGGACGGTCCGGCAACAGACGGAGACTCTTCCACCGTGGACGGTGACGGACACGACGTCGCCGCGCCCGAAGTAATCGCCGACCTGCCGGGTTTCGAGGACGCGGCGCAGCACCTCGCGAACTTCATCGCCAGCTTGACGCAAGAGATTCAACTGCTGGCGCGGGCGTGCGGCAAAGCCAACGTGCACGATCTGGAAGCTGAGGATCTTCGCGCCCTGAGTCTTGAGGCCTCGCTGATCACCAACGTCCCGTTGGTGGGCATGGATACCGTGGTTGGGCGTTGA
- a CDS encoding glutamate synthase, translating into MFFIEAVDSSTREVNQLIRRAIEQGERDIHVYDPRGRHSLGVALLQPVHLIFAGSVGFYCGAMGDGPTVEVHGSAGWSTGEGLQSGSVVVSGHAGNATGAAIHGGMVCVHGNAAARTGIGMVDGMVIVGGNVGYMSGFMMHLGDLIVCGNAGERLGHGMNGGRIFVAGAVKQLGEGVMETEPTPEERTYLAETVAAAGLSHGRQFRKFCAGDTGAGNTESVLSTGG; encoded by the coding sequence ATGTTCTTTATTGAAGCTGTTGATAGCTCCACGCGAGAAGTAAACCAGCTCATTCGGCGCGCGATCGAGCAAGGCGAGCGCGACATCCACGTGTACGACCCGCGGGGTCGGCACAGTCTCGGGGTGGCGTTGTTGCAACCTGTGCACCTCATCTTTGCGGGCAGTGTGGGCTTTTACTGCGGCGCCATGGGGGACGGGCCTACTGTCGAGGTACATGGCAGCGCCGGGTGGAGCACGGGCGAAGGCCTGCAAAGCGGGAGTGTTGTCGTGAGCGGGCACGCGGGCAATGCCACAGGCGCCGCCATTCACGGCGGCATGGTGTGCGTGCACGGAAATGCGGCCGCGCGCACCGGAATCGGGATGGTTGATGGTATGGTGATAGTAGGGGGAAACGTGGGCTACATGAGCGGCTTCATGATGCACCTCGGTGACCTCATCGTTTGCGGCAACGCCGGCGAACGGCTGGGTCACGGCATGAACGGCGGCCGCATCTTTGTGGCGGGAGCAGTAAAGCAGCTTGGCGAAGGTGTAATGGAAACAGAGCCGACGCCGGAAGAGCGCACCTACCTCGCAGAGACTGTCGCCGCAGCCGGCCTGTCGCACGGGCGCCAATTCCGTAAGTTTTGCGCCGGCGACACTGGCGCCGGAAATACGGAGAGCGTCCTAAGTACCGGAGGTTAG